From a region of the Armatimonadota bacterium genome:
- a CDS encoding cation-translocating P-type ATPase C-terminal domain-containing protein: FYELKLLGWEVDQARNLLLLTMVLSENFHIGNCRSELRSAFALSPLRSPVLLFGTLGAFLVHVISMYVPFLQNILKTEPVSLGAWATAIGVAILVIPAVDLHKWWWNRRHPEDLPRSS; this comes from the coding sequence TTCTACGAGCTGAAGCTGCTCGGCTGGGAGGTCGACCAGGCCCGGAATCTGCTCCTGCTGACGATGGTGCTCTCGGAAAACTTCCACATCGGCAACTGCCGTTCGGAACTGCGTTCCGCCTTCGCCCTTTCGCCGCTGCGCAGCCCGGTGCTCCTCTTCGGCACCCTGGGAGCGTTCCTGGTCCATGTGATCAGTATGTACGTCCCGTTCCTGCAGAACATCCTGAAAACCGAGCCGGTCAGCCTGGGGGCCTGGGCAACGGCGATCGGCGTGGCGATCCTGGTGATCCCGGCCGTGGACCTGCACAAATGGTGGTGGAACCGGCGGCATCCGGAGGACCTGCCGCGGTCTTCCTAA